Proteins encoded in a region of the Ancylobacter sp. SL191 genome:
- the prmB gene encoding 50S ribosomal protein L3 N(5)-glutamine methyltransferase, with the protein MAAADELRTVRDFVRYAVSRFNKAELAFGHGTTTALDEAAFIVLEALSLPVDDLTPWLDARLVSDERARLADLIDRRCATREPAAYLLGRTYIRGVPFKSDKRAIVPRSFIGELMAGDLFAGGHSFSLIEDPDAVGRVLDLCTGSGCLAILAAMTFDQAQVDAVDLSPKALELAAENVAEHELGARVSLIEGDLFGPLTGRLYDLIITNPPYVDAQAMASLPPEYRHEPSLAFDGGPDGLDIVRRILTEAPKHLTAKGGIVCEIGTGRDILEAEFPHLPFLWLDTEDSEGEVFWLSARDLGAGKDLRVISRMPR; encoded by the coding sequence ATGGCGGCAGCCGACGAGCTCAGGACGGTACGGGATTTCGTGCGCTACGCGGTGAGCCGCTTCAACAAGGCGGAGCTGGCCTTCGGCCATGGCACCACGACGGCGCTCGACGAAGCCGCCTTCATCGTGCTCGAGGCGCTGAGCCTGCCGGTTGATGATCTCACCCCCTGGCTGGACGCCCGCCTCGTCAGCGACGAGCGTGCGCGCCTCGCCGACCTGATCGACCGGCGCTGCGCCACGCGCGAGCCAGCGGCCTATCTGCTCGGGCGCACCTATATTCGCGGCGTGCCGTTCAAGAGCGACAAGCGCGCCATCGTGCCGCGCTCCTTCATCGGCGAGCTGATGGCGGGCGACCTGTTCGCCGGCGGCCACAGCTTCTCGCTGATCGAAGACCCGGATGCGGTCGGCCGGGTGCTGGACCTGTGCACCGGCTCGGGGTGCCTCGCCATTCTCGCCGCCATGACCTTCGACCAGGCGCAGGTCGACGCGGTGGACCTCTCGCCCAAGGCGCTGGAGCTCGCCGCCGAGAATGTCGCCGAGCATGAGCTGGGCGCGCGGGTCAGCCTGATCGAGGGCGATCTGTTCGGGCCGCTGACCGGGCGGCTCTACGACCTCATCATCACCAACCCGCCTTATGTCGACGCGCAGGCCATGGCGAGCCTGCCGCCGGAATACCGGCACGAGCCGTCGCTCGCCTTCGATGGCGGGCCGGACGGGCTCGACATCGTCCGCCGCATCCTCACGGAAGCGCCCAAGCACCTCACCGCCAAGGGCGGCATCGTCTGCGAAATCGGCACCGGCCGGGACATCCTCGAAGCCGAGTTCCCGCATCTGCCCTTCCTCTGGCTCGACACCGAGGACAGCGAGGGCGAGGTGTTCTGGCTCTCCGCCCGCGACCTCGGCGCCGGCAAGGATCTGCGCGTCATCAGCCGCATGCCGCGGTAG